A genomic region of Saccopteryx bilineata isolate mSacBil1 chromosome 1, mSacBil1_pri_phased_curated, whole genome shotgun sequence contains the following coding sequences:
- the DAPK3 gene encoding death-associated protein kinase 3: MSTFRQENVEDHYEMGEELGSGQFAIVRKCRQKGTGKEYAAKFIKKRRLSSSRRGVSREEIEREVNILREIRHPNIITLHDIFENKTDVVLILELVSGGELFDFLAEKESLTEDEATQFLKQILDGVHYLHSKRIAHFDLKPENIMLLDKNVPNPRIKLIDFGIAHKIEAGNEFKNIFGTPEFVAPEIVNYEPLGLEADMWSIGVITYILLSGASPFLGETKQETLTNISAVNYDFDEEYFSNTSELAKDFIRRLLVKDPKRRMTISQSLEHSWIKAIRRRNVRREDSGRKPERRRLKTARLKEYTIKSHSSMPPNNTYINFERFSKVLEEVAAAEEGLRGLEHSHRLFHEDIEALTAIYEEKEAWYREENESIGQDLRRLRQELHKTEALQRQAQEEAKSALLGASGLKRRFSRLENRYEALAKQVASEMRFVQDLVCAMEQEKLQGVECGLR; encoded by the exons TGGTCAGTTTGCAATTGTGCGGAAATGTCGGCAGAAGGGCACTGGGAAGGAGTACGCGGCCAAGTTCATCAAGAAGCGCCGCCTGTCATCCAGCCGGCGGGGGGTCAGCCGGGAGGAGATTGAGCGGGAGGTGAACATCCTGCGGGAGATCCGGCACCCCAATATCATCACGCTGCATGACATCTTTGAGAACAAGACCGATGTGGTGCTCATCCTGGAGCTGGTCTCTGGTGGGGAGCTCTTTGATTTCCTGGCTGAGAAGGAGTCACTGACAGAGGATGAGGCCACTCAATTCCTTAAGCAGATTCTGGATGGTGTCCACTACCTGCATTCCAAGCGCATTGCCCACTTTGACCTCAAG ccaGAAAACATTATGCTCCTGGACAAGAATGTGCCCAACCCACGGATCAAGCTCATTGACTTTGGCATTGCTCATAAGATCGAAGCTGGGAATGAGTTCAAGAACATCTTTGGCACCCCAGAGTTTGTGG CTCCCGAGATTGTCAACTATGAACCCCTGGGTCTGGAGGCGGACATGTG GAGCATTGGTGTCATTACCTACATCCT TTTGAGTGGCGCCTCCCCATTCCTGGGTGAGACCAAACAAGAGACCCTGACCAACATCTCAGCTGTGAACTATGACTTTGATGAGGAGTACTTTAGCAACACGAGTGAGCTGGCCAAGGACTTCATCCGCCGGCTGCTTGTCAAGGACCCCAA GAGAAGAATGACTATATCCCAGAGCCTGGAGCATTCTTGGATCAAG GCCATCCGGCGGCGGAATGTGCGGCGGGAGGACAGCGGCCGGAAGCCAGAGCGGCGGCGCCTGAAGACGGCCCGCCTCAAGGAGTACACCATCAAGTCACATTCAAGCATGCCCCCCAACAATACCTACATCAACTTTGAGCGTTTCTCCAAGGTGCTGGAGGAGGTGGCAGCAGCCGAGGAGGGCCTGCGTGGGCTGGAGCACAGCCACCGGCTCTTCCATGAGGACATTGAGGCACTGACCGCCATCTATGAGGAGAAGGAAGCCTGGTATAGGGAAGAGAATGAGAGCATTGGCCAGGACCTGCGGCGGCTGCGGCAGGAGCTGCACAAGACCGAGGCACTCCAACGGCAGGCGCAGGAGGAGGCCAAGAGTGCTCTGCTGGGGGCTAGTGGGCTCAAGCGCCGCTTCAGCCGTCTTGAGAACcgctatgaggccctggccaagcAGGTGGCCTCTGAGATGCGGTTTGTGCAGGATCTGGTGTGCGCCATGGAGCAGGAGAAGCTACAGGGGGTGGAATGTGGCCTCCGCTAG